From a region of the Ovis aries strain OAR_USU_Benz2616 breed Rambouillet chromosome 2, ARS-UI_Ramb_v3.0, whole genome shotgun sequence genome:
- the C2H9orf153 gene encoding uncharacterized protein C9orf153 homolog, with protein MDPSKDGEEDESLTCSLPELYAFVENFNKENKKLNLLKMHCISPGEAQRMLSQKHFLNGTGGTEERADDSLPVFTCKVVRKEERPESMSELLHRSLLTRSLSPVERLSKSQQRISEYGIPPPVHTFPHEILIDHSKSESMVTIQKKIQSSKILCRLGIPCVSPEKFIFEDKAPKYFLIDPGNLNR; from the exons ATGGATCCGAGTAAAGATGGTGAGGAAGATGAATCTCTGACATGCTCG ctGCCAGAATTATATGCATTTGTTGAGAATTTTAATAAGGAGAACAAGAAATTGAATCTCCTGAAAATGCACTGTATTTCACCTGGTGAAGCACAGAGAATGCTCAGTCAAAAGCATTTCCTGAATGGAACTGGGGGGACTGAAGAGAGAGCAGATGATTCCTTACCTGTTTTCACGTGCAAGGTGGTGAGAAAAGAAGAGCGGCCTGAGTCTATGTCTGAGCTCCTGCACCGCAGTTTGCTTACCAGGTCCCTCTCCCCCGTGGAGAGACTCTCCAAATCCCAGCAGAGAATCTCTGAGTATGGGATCCCTCCTCCTGTGCACACTTTTCCTCACGAGATTCTCATCGATCACTCCAAATCCGAGTCAATGGTCACCATACAGAAGAAGATTCAGAGCAGCAAAATACTGTGCAGGCTGGGCATTCCCTGTGTCTCGCCAGAGAAGTTTATCTTTGAAGATAAAGCCCCTAAATACTTCCTCATCGATCCAGGTAATCTAAACAGATAA